A stretch of Choristoneura fumiferana chromosome 29, NRCan_CFum_1, whole genome shotgun sequence DNA encodes these proteins:
- the LOC141444227 gene encoding uncharacterized protein, whose protein sequence is MSIKKENIKLEDVKPDIDKIKIKVENEERKDPTSFLPDEPMVYELKKKKKKKKKHRQEDPFKDIEEKAPVEVIKAFDDIAYDPVPSLDPEVTIKVENIEVELDFNDFAENGGLLLEGPHSEDSQEPEVKIEQQNHEAAILTFESVVNDKTVLGYSQAAGIEAAPNHVCKICHLVFQSQKTLRMHQKRKHPVYRKSFKHICDYCGMAYEMKNSLVAHIKRKHGPNSSADDREERTCEICALVFKGMTRLRMHMRRKHGLFEDTFRHECQECGLTYDKYRSLIVHVQRKHSKVAKPAANQWFNCPFCPKVFTRRETYARHVQRKHRINEDGIQEDSITQEALESCVNKETGEILCNQCPLVFSSLNFLKLHMRRKHNALKEDFRLKCMICNLSYDKIESLKRHVRRKHDNGAHCEVCNKQFGTREMYLNHSHIKVIRECSICGLIFASQAGLGKHLRCTHKIDTPKTVFCNICNEGFHDKRQLKPHLLRVHLKVSYTCRFCFKVFKAKESYRRHILFKHPGQSQTTTSEQKCDQCTETFPDEFELSRHVHAAHPKKLQDSDIPVVEIKKEDGDIKEVFQCTKCPESYLVFEQLRTHYEQNHFNAQDTQCQICGQILPSNDLPKHIKQEHTPDTVMECKYCEFKTTIKASMTQHMLRHKNASTIHCEYPGCRFKSFYEDAMTKHKKKHVDQGVKLQCTQCPFQTMNKYILRYHEEAHVTGKKRYSCDQCDYATILPANLVQHKYKHSAVKRFKCEFCPFATKYNTSLRFHVKKKHCDLPSFS, encoded by the exons atgtcaataaagaaagaaaatattaaactagAAGATGTAAAACCTGATATagacaaaatcaaaataaaagtaGAAAATGAGGAACGGAAGGATCCCACCTCTTTTCTGCCAGATGAGCCAATGGTGTATgaattaaaaaagaagaaaaagaaaaaaaagaagcaTAGACAAGAGGATCCTTTTAAGGATATAGAAGAGAAAGCGCCAGTTGAAGTGATCAAAGCTTTTGACGATATTGCTTATGATCCTGTGCCAAGTCTTGACCCTGAGGTTACTATCAAAGTGGAAAATATAGAAGTGGAATTAGATTTTAATGAT TTTGCCGAAAATGGCGGCCTGCTGCTCGAAGGCCCTCATAGTGAGGACAGTCAAGAACCAGAAGTGAAGATTGAGCAGCAGAACCATGAAGCTGCCATCCTCACATTTGAAAGTGTAGTCAACGACAAAACAGTCCTTGGATACAGCCAAGCCGCAGGCATCGAAGCTGCTCCAAATCATGTCTGCAAGATATGCCACCTAGTCTTCCAGAGTCAAAAAACGCTACGCATGCACCAAAAACGAAAGCACCCAGTATACAGGAAGAGTTTTAAACACATTTGCGACTACTGCGGTATGGCTTACGAAATGAAAAACAGTCTAGTAGCTCACATTAAGAGAAAACATGGCCCTAATTCATCTGCAGACGATAGGGAAGAAAGGACTTGCGAAATCTGTGCACTGGTCTTCAAAGGCATGACTAGGTTGAGGATGCATATGCGAAGAAAGCATGGCTTGTTCGAGGATACTTTCCGCCATGAGTGCCAAGAATGTGGACTGACCTATGATAAGTATAGAAGTCTGATTGTCCATGTACAAAGGAAGCATTCCAAAGTTGCCAAACCTGCTGCAAATCAATGGTTCAACTGCCCATTTTGCCCGAAGGTCTTTACAAGACGCGAGACCTACGCCAGACATGTGCAAAGAAAACACAGGATCAATGAAGATGGAATCCAAGAAGATAGTATCACCCAAGAAGCTTTAGAAAGCTGTGTGAATAAAGAAACAGGGGAGATATTGTGCAATCAATGCCCACTAGTCTTTTCGtcgttaaactttttaaaattacacATGAGAAGGAAGCATAATGCTCTGAAAGAAGATTTCAGATTAAAATGCATGATTTGCAACCTGTCTTATGACAAAATTGAGAGTCTGAAACGTCACGTGCGAAGGAAACACGATAACGGAGCTCACTGTGAAGTATGCAATAAGCAGTTTGGAACGAGAGAGATGTATTTAAACCATTCCCATATAAAAGTGATCCGGGAATGCTCCATTTGCGGCCTAATATTTGCGTCCCAAGCCGGCCTAGGAAAACACTTGCGGTGTACCCACAAAATAGACACCCCTAAGACTGTATTTTGTAACATTTGTAACGAAGGTTTCCATGATAAGCGCCAGTTGAAACCTCATTTGTTGAGAGTGCATTTAAAAGTTTCGTACACATGTAGATTCTGCTTTAAAGTATTTAAAGCCAAGGAGAGTTACCGGCGCCATATTTTGTTCAAACATCCAGGGCAGAGTCAGACCACTACTAGTGAGCAGAAATGTGATCAATGTACAGAGACTTTTCCGGATGAGTTTGAGCTCAGTCGTCATGTTCACGCTGCTCATCCGAAAAAACTACAAGACTCTGACATTCCTGTTGTTGAAATCAAGAAAGAAGATGGTGACATTAAGGAGGTATTCCAGTGCACTAAGTGCCCAGAAAGTTACTTAGTATTCGAGCAACTTAGGACACATTATGAGCAAAATCACTTCAATGCTCAAGACACTCAGTGTCAGATTTGCGGCCAAATCTTGCCATCAAATGACCTACCCAAACATATAAAGCAGGAGCACACACCTGACACAGTCATGGAGTGCAAATACTGTGAGTTTAAAACCACAATCAAAGCTAGTATGACACAGCACATGTTGCGGCATAAGAATGCTTCAACGATACACTGTGAATACCCCGGTTGTAGATTCAAGTCGTTCTACGAAGATGCAATGACTAAGCATAAAAAGAAGCATGTCGATCAAGGAGTAAAGTTGCAATGCACGCAATGCCCATTCCAGACTatgaataaatacatactaaggTATCACGAAGAAGCTCATGTTACAGGGAAAAAGAGATACTCTTGTGATCAGTGTGACTATGCTACTATATTGCCAGCAAACTTGGTGCAACATAAGTATAAGCATTCCGCAGTGAAGAGGTTTAAATGCGAGTTCTGTCCGTTTGCCACAAAATATAACACGTCGTTACGTTTTCATGTTAAGAAGAAACACTGTGATCTCCCGTCGTTCAGTTAA
- the Fdx1 gene encoding adrenodoxin-like protein 1, mitochondrial Ferredoxin 1 translates to MFKAVFKRYIVSQNLKVFRAPNPSYIRRIHLTPALKHGEYEWQDPKSEDEVVNIVYVTKDGKKHPVKGKVGDNALYLAHRYGIEMEGACEASLACTTCHVYVNDKFLDQLPPSEEKEDDLLDMAPFLKENSRLGCQITLTKDLEGMELQLPKATRNFYVDGHKPTPH, encoded by the exons ATGTTTAAAGCGGTTTTTAAACGCTATATTGTGAGTCAGAACTTAAAAGTATTCAGAGCACCGAATCCCTCATACATCAGGCGAATACACTTAACTCCTG CTCTTAAGCATGGCGAATACGAATGGCAAGATCCTAAATCTGAAGACGAAGT tgtaaatattgTTTATGTAACCAAAGATGGCAAAAAACATCCAGTGAAAGGTAAAGTTGGGGACAATGCACTGTATTTAGCTCATCGATATGGAATTGAAATGGAAG GTGCGTGTGAAGCATCACTGGCATGTACAACCTGTCATGTGTATGTAAATGACAAGTTCCTGGACCAGTTGCCACCTTCAGAAGAGAAAGAAGATGACTTACTAGACATGGCACCGTTTCTAAAGGAAAATTCTAGATTAG GTTGTCAAATAACTCTAACCAAGGATTTAGAAGGCATGGAATTGCAACTTCCGAAAGCGACTCGAAACTTTTATGTGGACGGACATAAGCCCACACCCCACTGA
- the LOC141444199 gene encoding uncharacterized protein isoform X1, with translation MSEHLNEEEIKIEYNESFETDPLCEKIGTNSITNYDVLVDNSTLDTQDREKDQAGYNNSPIFSSHSSICDLELEDFDCNSLETQATWYKEIDDSGKYVCKFCDLTYSTIQTVRHHVKTKHPENANALKNIIKNNKRNRKIKCHICKQRFKLIASLKEHVKEHSENLLRSCQVCLATFNNNREMTQHLYHKHPNTPQTKTYSCLTCGYRTRKLSHYRQHKNTHLQNKELKCDFCDYSTNYSPNLKIHVRIHTNYKPYACDYGDCGYRCAAKSALRSHQLKHYPEQNILYCDRCTYKTVYRQSLKVHIESHDRNSLRVTI, from the exons ATGAGCGAACATTTGAATGAAGAAGAAATAAAGATAGAATATAATGAGTCCTTTGAAACGGACCCTTTATGTGAGAAAATTGGTACAAATTCGATCACAAACTATGATGTTCTAGTTGACAACAGTACTCTAGATACTCAGGATAGg gaAAAGGACCAGGCTGGTTACAATAATTCACCAATATTCAGCTCTCATTCTTCTATCTGTGACTTAGAGCTAGAAGACTTCGATTGT AACTCTCTAGAAACACAAGCTACATGGTACAAGGAAATAGATGACTCTGGGAAGTATGTGTGTAAATTCTGTGACCTCACATACTCAACGATACAAACCGTACGACACCATGTGAAGACCAAGCATCCTGAGAACGCAAACGCCTTGAAAAACATCATcaaaaacaacaaaagaaaCCGTAAAATAAAATGCCACATATGCAAGCAACGGTTCAAATTGATAGCAAGTTTAAAAGAACATGTTAAAGAACATTCAGAAAACCTGCTCCGCTCCTGTCAAGTGTGCCTTGCAACGTTTAACAACAACCGCGAAATGACACAACATCTGTATCACAAACACCCGAACACACcacaaacaaaaacatactCCTGCCTTACTTGTGGATATCGAACTAGAAAACTATCTCATTACAGACAGCACAAAAACACCCATTTGCAGAACAAAGAACTAAAATGCGACTTCTGTGATTATTCTACAAACTATTCACCCAATTTGAAAATTCATGTCCGCATACATACTAATTACAAACCATATGCTTGTGATTATGGTGATTGCGGCTACCGTTGTGCCGCCAAATCGGCGCTAAGAAGTCATCAACTGAAACATTATCCTGAACAAAACATACTATATTGTGATAGGTGTACATACAAGACCGTCTATAGACAGTCCTTAAAGGTACACATTGAGAGCCATGATAGGAACAGTTTAAGAGTAACTATATAG
- the pall gene encoding F-box protein pallbearer yields the protein MDLLSLPVVMIEHILSYLSYDEIARNRVVCKLFNELSMRMLNRGFLMIERRHAQTLKSVKTQLPRRESERRYHPLARHCDILTSIETRISMLNMTYSKFIDTGICCFIPGKVIDEIRRVLLIAETQKSPPRAHEVLQELRDISSMAIEHFDDKISPALRQRLRAGDDPPPQRTQHQHAVFAPLAMRQEVLSLRRRSILNAKLSLYLATQYKKYHKRMLEYRKIAIRQRTLVRDLTRKQKAQDAAIAELKKRIEECDVRYSELTHTNQAVGVKVKAAVGSASPPAQPLRHFGSQIKLDLSVLPIGTSKRTHNALLPNMKPRMPVIKLPSLSADEPPRAKLEPRAGPSTNRGPVARAQSSLAKIRGITSEIRHLTNLSKNIESKLKRTATCVDDGLDAKKQKVD from the exons ATGGATTTATTGAGTCTTCCCGTCGTAATGATTGAACATATTCTCTCGTACTTGTCGTACGATGAAATAGCGAGGAATCGAGTG GTATGTAAGTTATTCAATGAGCTGTCGATGAGGATGCTGAATCGGGGCTTCCTTATGATCGAGCGTCGCCACGCCCAAACGCTCAAGAGCGTCAAAACGCAGCTGCCGCGCAGGGAGTCCGAACGCAG ATATCATCCTTTGGCACGCCACTGCGACATCCTAACGTCGATAGAGACTCGCATATCGATGTTGAACATGACATACTCGAAATTCATTGATACAGGGATATGCTGTTTTATACCAGGAAAG GTAATAGACGAGATAAGGCGCGTTCTACTCATAGCGGAGACGCAGAagtcgccgccgcgcgcgcacgAAGTGCTCCAGGAGCTCCGGGACATCTCCAGTATGGCCATCGAACACTTTGACGACAAGATCTCGCCCGCGCTGCGGCAGCGCCTGCGCGCGGGCGACGACCCGCCGCCGCAGAGGACACAGCACCAGCACG CCGTATTCGCGCCGCTGGCGATGCGTCAAGAGGTGTTGTCGCTGCGCCGTCGCTCCATTCTGAACGCCAAACTGTCATTATATCTCGCCACGCAGTACAAGAAGTACCATAAACGA ATGTTGGAGTATAGAAAGATAGCCATCAGACAGCGAACACTTGTTAGGGATCTGACGAGGAAGCAGAAGGCTCAAGACGCTGCTATCG CGGAGCTCAAGAAACGCATAGAAGAGTGCGACGTGCGTTACAGCGAACTGACGCACACCAACCAGGCAGTCGGCGTTAAAGTCAAAGCAG CGGTGGGCAGCGCGTCCCCGCCGGCACAGCCTCTCCGTCACTTCGGCAGCCAGATCAAGCTGGACCTCTCCGTGCTGCCCATCGGCACCTCCAAGCGAACGCACAACGCCC TCCTCCCAAACATGAAGCCACGGATGCCTGTCATCAAACTCCCCAGCCTGTCCGCAGACGAGCCCCCCAGAGCCAAGCTGGAGCCCCGCGCGGGCCCCTCCACCAATCGCGGGCCCGTCGCCCGCGCTCAGTCCTCCCTCGCCAAGATACGAGGTATCACCAGCGAGATAAGACATCTCACCAACCTGTCCAAGAATATAGAGAGCAAACTCAAACGCACCGCCACCTGCGTTGATGATGGATTGGACGCGAAGAAACAAAAGGTTGATTAA
- the LOC141444199 gene encoding uncharacterized protein isoform X2: protein MSEHLNEEEIKIEYNESFETDPLCEKIGTNSITNYDVLVDNSTLDTQDREKDQAGYNNSPIFSSHSSICDLELEDFDCRHGAESECTAHLEKDGCHLHLSVHSSLKIPCR from the exons ATGAGCGAACATTTGAATGAAGAAGAAATAAAGATAGAATATAATGAGTCCTTTGAAACGGACCCTTTATGTGAGAAAATTGGTACAAATTCGATCACAAACTATGATGTTCTAGTTGACAACAGTACTCTAGATACTCAGGATAGg gaAAAGGACCAGGCTGGTTACAATAATTCACCAATATTCAGCTCTCATTCTTCTATCTGTGACTTAGAGCTAGAAGACTTCGATTGT cgacacggcGCTGAGAGTGAGTGCACTGCACATCTAGAAAAGGAtggctgccatttacatttatctgtgcactcaagtctaaAAATACCGTGTCGCTGA